The nucleotide sequence aataacaattacaTTTAGgatcagttatttttttaatatggttGCTACCAGATTATCTGCCATAAAATGTAGctaataatatttatttcattacacaCTGATCTCAAATAAATGTTGTCTTTGTGATTATTGAATGTTGCAGACTAAGGAAAAATTACCAAGAAATGACCCCCTTACATAATGCTATGCCCAGCCAGAAGATTTTGGGGGTTATGAGATACAAAATATTGAGGATGGCAAAAATTGGTGACCTTAATCATTCTTTGAAATCTGTACAATTATGGTGAGAAATTGCAAATCAAGAAAGGCTTCAGTTTTAAATAATGTTTACATGTACCTTGTAATGATCTTACATAATTGTTATCATTATGAGTTAATAATGAATGCCACCCTTAGAGGAATCCCTCCTCACAAATGCTCAATATCAAATGTACACTGTGGTGTTTACTTGATAAGTATATACCGTTTATTAGTTTTGTTAAAgtttaaaggaaaatgatgCACCACAGGAACACCCTGTTTCTGAATTAGGGTTGAGTAAAATTCTGAAAGCAGAGCGTATAAGTTCTTCATGGTAGTCCACTGTGGAACCTTTCAGGTACTCCAGTGAAATTTCATCAATGACAACCTTTGCACCATCTCTTTCAAATATTCTAGAAGAAAAGCACATtagaaaatgaactttttaactcccaagatatgaATGTTACTTCTCCAACCTAGCTACCACATACTCCCTTcgaattccttgtaaattagtgcAGTCTGTTCATTGAGAGTGACTTATCAGGCAAGGGAAATTAATACACGAAAAAAACTGCACTGTGCGTAAATTTAGTCGAATTTGTGTGATGTTTTTTTACGGGGAGAAAACCCCTTTCAAGGGACAAAGATGTTCGCAAAAACTATCCTGGTCCTAGGAAGCAAATTGTTCGTGCAACTTGTTCTTGCAATGTGTTGTAGCTGCATGTCACCAAGTCTATCTGGTCTCTTAATCTTTCAGTGAAATGTATACTAataggaaagagaaaaaacctTGGTACACAAACCTATCATCTTCGCTGATATCAGAATCAACGTCAAAGGCGTATTTAAATCCTGAACAACCACCTCCCTCTACTGCTACACGAAGAAATCCATCTTTGTCATCTGGGAATATCTTTTTCAGTTGCTGttaatcaaaattacaaaagaacaaaatcaaaagatgAGTCACCGTTCCCTTTAATTAGGAACAATTGCAAGATGGAGGAAATGTTACACAATCCAACCTTTATACAGTTGTCACTCAGCTTCAAGTCTTGGGAAGCCgctttgttttcttcctctacTGAAGAAAACTGCCGAACGAAaggtaaattttgttctttGAAATAAATGCAACGATGTATGAGTGGTAAAACTTGACTTCTACAGGCGGGTGATGAAATTTTTCGCCGTACAAAACGGCAGGCGGCCATCGCCGTCATGTTTGTTGCTGTTCTTGGTAGCCGCGCCTTGTAATTATTTCTTCATGACCTTGTGAGATTAACCAGCggttagaaaaaaaagcatatgGCGGACGGTTCGAAGGTAAAACagtgttttctgtttttatttttttttgcacattttaaCTAAAAGCGGGGCCCAATTTTTGCAGTTCCTGTTTTACATGATGCTAAAGGCGAATTTCATATGGTATCACTTCCTATGCGAGGAGCTCTATTTtcttatttgttgttgttttttaaatttgatttaacatGTGATTTTCAAGGAAGAGAACAGTTTGTCTATTGACGAAACCCTCAAGTTAATGCCCTGTTGCCCACGATGTATTTTACGACTTCTTGGAGAAAGAGACACCGACTCATACACAGACAGTGTTGAGGTAAAACGCCGAAATCCTATCGTAAATTATCTATCAATGGAGTGCCCTCGTGGTGTACCTAGAATCCGAAGCCTTTAGACTTAATAGTGTGGCACCGGTACAATGGTTTTTTTCGGCGGTAGGGTCAGTTGAGTTGCACATCTCCCTGATCCTCATATCTTCCCTACTCTCAATTTGTCCTcactcttttaaattttaaacccTCTTTCCCCATTTTATCCACACATCATGCacaatacatttttgttatttacttaTAACTCACCTAGTGTTGAACTCGCAATCTGAAGTTCTCTATCGCTGGACTACAACGACCTCGCAAAGACCTCTGCActatagtttttttaaaaaatatttgtcatttcccacctcccccctcaagactttattttcatttacaaatAGTTTTGTTTCTATTATAAACAGTCTTATTTCTATTGTAAACAGTTTTATCTAtattattaatagttttgcTTCGAATTATCTGATTAGAATTTCATCTcctattctatttttttttaattcacttatCCATTTATCTATTTTGCATTGTGACATGCCAGTGAAGTAGCTTGTGCAGTCTTTTAAACTTAACCAAACAGCTAAGCGCATGGTTCCACTCTGAATAAACTATTGTATTATGTTTTGCATGTATTGTCTGTCATTCTTTAGAGAGAAATTGAGAGCATTTGTGTAGCTTGTCTTGGTATCTTGGAAAAGGCTAATGAAAGTGCTTTCATTGATAAGGTAAGTTTGATAGAGATGAGTTAAATTGATATCCTGCCCATGCTCTTGTTCTTgacatggaaatatttttatctacaGGGCAAgggtttctttctttctttctttaaaaaaagggaaaaaataatgatCCAAAGTGAGATGTTGTTGGGAGAAAAATAAGATATATCATCATATGACCTGTGCAGTCCTGAGTATGCTTTTATTGCAAAACATTTGACAAAAATCCCTGTAGGTCAGGCTGGGTGGGAAAGTTTTTGGCTCCTTAAGTCATGATGTAGTGTATGGTTTAAAACCTAACACAACAGTTGGCCATGCAATGTAGTTGTTCTGTTTAGGGTATAGTCTtgaaattaatcctttcactcccaagatcttattagtaattctctgatatttttctatattctcatcacttgcatacttgatattgtactgatattgtaaggagaaattctgccttcatcactcatgggagttaaagggttaagggtgtTGTGGCTGAGAATTCCTGATATTGACAGCCTTAAGAGAGGTTATAATCAGAGTCAACTGAAGAGTTGTTCAGCAGTACTTCTCTGTTTATTTTAGATACAATCAGCAGTCAAGAGTAGTGGTCATCAGTTTGATAGTTTTGTGTTGGCTGTTTCTGTGTCGCATTCCTTGACTCTTCGCCAGGTATGGTCCAATAAGTAATTAATACATTAATTCAATCAGTATGAAATTACATCTTTAATTTTTGAGTTACCGGTAGATCATTCACTAATAATTTTTGTggttgataaaaatttcaaaataatataaaatcaTTGTGTAGATAGttgattgaaaataacttctttatttgttatcaCAACAAGTGAAACCCAAAATTTGACCCTGCTTAAGAATAAGTGTAAAAGTGAAAGTTTAATCCTGAGTACTTTTGTTGCATGCATATCTTAGAAGAgacttttgaattttgtttataGCACTCATTATCCATATTTCTACAAGAAAAATTCAGGTATGTGTTGTTGGATGGCTTTCCTTTACTCAATAATTTTTCTAAATGATTTGACTGTGGCGTGAAGACATATGGTAGGTTGCATTTTAATCTGCACAGTTCACTGAGCTTGAACTATCTCATTGGTCTTTTATTCAGAGGGAGATTCAGGAAGTAGGCTTCCTTGCTTGGCTGAAGAGAAATGGCTGTGAACAGAGTATTGGGATGGTCCAGGGGTATTTTGAGGCACTTCCTCAAAATGTACCTGTTCTTTGACTGGAGTGAACATCTTTTGTGATGTACATCCTTTACCTAAAGGTTAAATTTATATCTCAGAAAATGCAAGAGAGCCaaattcttgttttcctttatgGGGCTTTTCTAAGTACTAATATTTTGTTTGATAATGTGggataaatattattattttatcctCTTGATaactattttcttttggtttgtgTTACAGTTCAGCGTTTTCCAGAAAGGAACTGGATGAGATCCCAAGAGTCAAGGATGTGTTCAAATGGGTTCTTGGTCCAAAACTAGAGGAAAGATTACAAGTTAACTATAAGCCATTGGTAAGTTCTTGAGATCAGGTGTGATCTTCAATCCAAACTAGAAACAGAAGACAAGAAGGTTAGGGAGAATTGAACAAGATCAGCAAAGCAAAAGCAATTGTGTAAGGGTCTATTTGGTTACATTTGGAtgtttaccctttacaccctgtgagcagtatgcatattctctgtactgttaTATACATTTCCTTCCAATGACAAGAGGAATTAGTTTGACtgtcaagagcttcttcagatggtgatcatttccttcattctcatgaccttaatgggGATtcagcagtgagattgtgtgaagaaattagatgctagtcactctcaggctTACAAGGTTCAAGGTAGTAGAAGGAAATGGATATTTTTACTAACTCTTGCTTGTATTTTTTACAGGTTAACCAAGCTCAAAGTCTACTATCCTCTTTCCTTGGTTAATACATTCCTTACTCTTGACATGGAATGTTCTAACGGTGTGCCATATGCTTGTCATAAATCACCAGAGCACAatcttcccttccccccccccctctcccgtGGCACTGTGTCTTTATATTTACTCTTAATCAACTCACACTATTCCTGTttggttaaaagaaaaagactgCTTTACAAGACAGTGGTAAAGGGTCTGACCTTAAATTCTAAAGctctgaggtttgaatcctcattAGCAACTAAAAATTTTCCCATTAGTTTTTGTGGTGcttaaaaacacttttgaatGATTGatagaattttttatttcttctgtaGAGCCCCTTCAAGATTTCATTGGATTTTACCCATAAAGATGCAGAGAGAGAGGTTGAGTTTCTGTAAGTACTTGCATGTACCTAGGTAAACATTGAATataccttttttaatttcttttatcttcaaACGTCCAATAGAGAGGAAGGTCTGCAACAGGAAATTATGTTGatatttatttgtattatttCTCAAGCATAGAAATTTGATGATGTAAGTATTCATCCTTTATGGTAAGCCATGAGATGGGTTTTTGTTTGATGAAGGATTTCTACCTTTTTTCCTGTAATGAGCAGAAATGATTCACCAAAGTCAAGGCTGCGACAACGGAGGAAACGACATAAAACAGAAGTAAGTCGTTTATTAGATCTATGActtcactttgttttgaaaCAGTCAGAAAAGTTGTAACAATTATACTGCAAGCTGATTATCTTTAAATGTATCTAATATATGGTGGTTTCAATTGTGGCAACCagtttcaattcatttttatttgcttcaGACTATGTTGGTGAGTagagaaacattaaaaaaaaaatttaaaagtcaaaTTGGAAAGTGttgaaagcgcgggaaaacgcgagtgaccaagttgCCATTGGTTTTAGTATcgaattctgattggttgagaggatgcCGCGggtttttttagaccaatcaaagcgcaagtaaagcaaaaccaaagaaatcccGGATTACTCTtaacactcagttgaaattttCCTCTTTGGTTTTCTGTCAGAACAATCCAGAGGAAGGAAAACTTTCATCGTCATCTGTCAACAAAGCTCTTGCGGAACTACCAACTGTGGATCTCCTAAAAAGGTAGCTGTGACACTACTTAAACATTTTAGCAGTGCAGTTTTACCGATGTTTATCGCTCTGACCTAGGGCtaaagctcaaaacatcagctttgaaactctttacagtggcaaATTTGcgttatcaacacagttgataaaaccaaagtatctTGTTATTCTCCCCTACCGATGCAGCACCATAgtcctttagaaacttaccctctttttcgatttttttatcGCTGTTTCCTCTTCACGTCCTTGcgtagaaaaagaagaaagacaCGATTTTTTTCTCGGTCGTCGAGTGAAAAAGTTGAAGGAAATATTTACTCCAATCTCTTTCCCCTGCTAGCTGACCCTTTGATGTTAATCCTGTTTATTTTCCTTCAGAGTCACCGACTGCCCACCAAAGTCAGCTCAGTCACCCATTGAGTTATCACAGATAACATGTGGTCACGATTCCATCTATATTGCAGGTTTGTAAACAATAAATATTGGAGGTGCACTTGATGGGATCGAAGATTTTGGGAAGAAATCATTCACATactgattgttttgtttaattataTTTGTATGGACTTTAGGAAGATACAACAAGTATTCACGAACTCTTCCTCAAACGCCTTGGTTAATCGACAACGTTCGACTCCGCGAGTCGTCAGTTGAGGTAATGTTTAACCTTAAAACTTGCACAGTTGATAAACATGTTATTGTAATCTTTCCTTTCAAACTTAATGCGTAAACAAGAAAACAGCTGAAGAGAAGATACAAAGCTATCAGCTACATGGTTATTTTAAATATGAAGTCAAATTCTCCCAAACGTAtgcacaaggaaatgtatagtagtgagaaaggagaagaaataatccAGTCATACACATTTTAGAGATAGTAAGTCTTCGTAAATGAAGTGGTTAATTCAggttttcaataacttttttcataagTGACTGCCAATTAATGGTGTAATGGgaggctaaacagacggcgaTAAGAAGTCTTATGGGCAGCGGTCAACCGCTTGGCACCGGCTTTGATTGAAACCTCTGTCTAATGGGAATGTTTCCTAATTCTAAACCGGATTAAATGAAATGAACGTCATTAAGTTCTGTCTAACATCTTTCCTTCAATATCGTGTCGTCTGCTTTTCTGCAGGAAAAAATATGTGACCTCCTGACAGCCAAGGTCAGGTGTGACGGTATGTATCCTCTGTGTGTTGTGAGGGGGTAGGGGGGGGGGTACGAGTTGTTTATTAGACATGTGATAAGGACGCTGATACGCGTTGGAGCGGCTGGGTTTGAGACCTTACTGTTTTCTTTATGGGGAGGAAAATATGTTAGGAAAAGTCACACCTCTACTTCCAAACACACTctgtttgtttcattcaaatgttcataaattattttttgcagatCATAAATTCGCCTCCGCCGGACGAGAAGACGTTGACGTGCGCATGCTCGGTAGCGGTATGTTGGCGCCACATGTTTTTTCAAGCTAACTCAGATACGCACATTGGAACATTAGATTCTACTCATAGATGATTATCTCGGTAGTACAGCATCAATTAGTTGCGGTTGTTGCTTAGCCCTTTTTTTTATACTTAGTTTGTTCTACAATTGTTTTAAAGCACAAGGCATCGTTTCATTATTCCTGATGAATTTGGTTTCATGTGGCCAGTAAGTGAGTATGTCCTTATTATTGCTAGTTTCTGAGACCAATGGTTAGATTCCCTTCAAAATCTCAAATTTTTAGGCTTGCTTTAATCAAGTTCTTTTAATGCAGCTCACCTTAttgttttgataatattttacAGATAGAAGAAAGATCGTTTCAGAGTTTAATTGTCTTGATCTTCTAGGGCTCGAACCTAGACGTTACAGTCCAGAATCTGTTACCCCTTACCGTGCCTTCTACGACTTTTAATGCGAGTATATGTTCAAAATCACAGGAAGGCCCTTTCTGGTTGAACTGATCAATCCGCGCAATACTCGTCTGAAGGAGTCTTTCTTCGCTGAActtcaaagagaaataaactCTTCATGTTCCGACGTTGCCATCAGAGACCTCCAGCAGGTTACAAAGTAAGTGATCATGTAGCCAtacgttattttattttacagaaatTCCAAGTGCGTATTCTTTAGATTAAGTCgaagttgttttcattgtacGTGTTGAGAGTTTTGTTATTGAGATTGCCGCAACTTTATGTTGTAGGGAGCAGTGTCTCGCCCTGAAAGACGCGGAAACAAACAAGACTAAAACTTATCGGTAAGTCAACAACAATTCGTGGTGGGGTTACATCTGATAACGCAAATTTTTACAATCCCGctaactagaaaaaaaaaaaaaagaaaagaaaacgcgtGAAGAGACGGGCAAAAAGTTTGAGTCTAGACTCCAATCCCTACCATCCCCTCCCCCCTACCTCTTCCAATTCCATTTCCTCGAAAGGAATATTGATGCTTCTCCTTAAACTGCTTCTCTGTCTGCAGGGCGTTGATATGGACTGAAAACGAAGTTACTGAAGAACAGCTTCAGAAACTTAATGACATGAAGGTAGAGCTTTTTCGTCCCTATATTTAAACTCTGATCATGAGCGGTAACTTCGCCGCACACAGTGTATGGTTTGAATAACTAACTTCCTCCTGGCGTGGGATTGTCATTTTAATGACCGAAAGAGACCTCGGGGAGTTAAAAACTAACTTTACGTAATTAGTCCTGTAAGAAATATGCTGCACTTTCTAATTGTTTACTGGTATCGACTACATAGGCAAAAGGTTTTTCACCAATCATAATTCAAATAGTGTGTCATTTTATCGCAGTTCTTCGTAACCATCCCTACAAAACAAAACGTTTCTGATTTGTGGACACGATTCTCGGATGACACACCTGTGAAAAAACCGTGGgcagcaaaagaaaatatcgTAGGAACTTGTCATATGGAGTAACTTTTACATAAATTATCTTGCCTGCATAGAGTTTCAATTAAATCGACAACTGATTTATTTAGATTATTGGAGTCTGACTTTATTTTCTGTTCCTTCACATAGGATGTAAAGATTTATCAGAAAACTCCTTTGCGTGTGTTGCACAGGTGAGTGATTACTTTCCTTTATGTTGAAGTGTATCTGTCTATCTGAATCTCAAGATGTTTAGCCTTTTTTATGTGATAACTCCATTCCTATTAGAAAAAGAGGCACGCAATGGGTAAGCTAGTCTACGGAAGTCTTTGTTTTTAGCGAGTATCAAGTGTCCTCTTATGAGGCTCGAATATCCCCTTATAAGGTTCGCTTCTCTATAAGTGGAATTTCTTAGGCACCGCTTTTAATTGAAAAGGTCGCTGAAATACGAAGAAAACCCATAGAGGGTTCATTTTGCAGAGCTTAAGGTGATGTGACTGGAGACAAACGTGGGTGATGTGACTCATGAAATGAGTGATGCTGCCATGACATGTTACCAATTCGTCGAAAACTGATACTTAAAACcggccagaaaaaaaaagcgaccCAAACAAGGCATAGCTCTTTGTAAATAGGCCATTTAATGTTGTGATAAAGATAATGATTGTGCTGCTAAAATCAAAACTGCCACTTCCCTGATGAAATTGATGAGAACGTTCACGGACGGACTCACGGGTACGATGACAAGGAGCCTTCGTCGCCTTGGGTACCGTAGACTCCAAATCGATAATTATTGTAAGATTGGTTGAAAATGATAGATCTGTTTTTTCAGTAGTAAACCacttaactcctaagagtgactagcatctaatttctccttaccgtagcgccttgaatcaaacattacggtcacgagaataaaggaaatgatcaccaactaaagaaattctgattgttaaagaaattctccttgccagcgcCTTAGGAAATACACAGAAAACACTATGGGGAATATTaatcctgatgttagggtgttagaGGGTTAAAATACTTGATCAGGCTTGTAAATAATCAACTACTTAACCCCTGCTTGGGaagtttttaaatcatgttacATTtgcttttggtattttttttttatgtttaatcGAGTGTCGCAGCTGTTAA is from Pocillopora verrucosa isolate sample1 chromosome 7, ASM3666991v2, whole genome shotgun sequence and encodes:
- the LOC131781436 gene encoding iron-sulfur cluster insertion protein ErpA-like → MTAMAACRFVRRKISSPACRSQVLPLIHRCIYFKEQNLPFVRQFSSVEEENKAASQDLKLSDNCIKQLKKIFPDDKDGFLRVAVEGGGCSGFKYAFDVDSDISEDDRIFERDGAKVVIDEISLEYLKGSTVDYHEELIRSAFRILLNPNSETGCSCGASFSFKL
- the LOC131781438 gene encoding tRNA pseudouridine synthase Pus10; this translates as MADGSKEENSLSIDETLKLMPCCPRCILRLLGERDTDSYTDSVEREIESICVACLGILEKANESAFIDKIQSAVKSSGHQFDSFVLAVSVSHSLTLRQHSLSIFLQEKFSSAFSRKELDEIPRVKDVFKWVLGPKLEERLQVNYKPLSPFKISLDFTHKDAEREVEFLNDSPKSRLRQRRKRHKTENNPEEGKLSSSSVNKALAELPTVDLLKRVTDCPPKSAQSPIELSQITCGHDSIYIAGRYNKYSRTLPQTPWLIDNVRLRESSVEEKICDLLTAKVRCDDHKFASAGREDVDVRMLGSGRPFLVELINPRNTRLKESFFAELQREINSSCSDVAIRDLQQVTKEQCLALKDAETNKTKTYRALIWTENEVTEEQLQKLNDMKDVKIYQKTPLRVLHRRPLAVRERYIFSMKSERIDSNHWNLFLKTQAGTYIKEFVHGDFGRTKPSLGDLLNAETDILELDVESVDVDWPPRKDDNSASNDKS